A region from the Triticum aestivum cultivar Chinese Spring chromosome 3D, IWGSC CS RefSeq v2.1, whole genome shotgun sequence genome encodes:
- the LOC123076475 gene encoding uncharacterized protein — MAAAFLHFILVMAAAFLHSVLQVEDHCRRSPLERLPLHRCLTPASEGDAASETACESLLQDFGESGSCTNNLFYVDRTSEFAASTNGREGGWRGAGYNPNFENADEYPPRPEHVEAPSAKEIDLNALANKNNREQYTVEDKRNIYAMLLARNGERGRLKKGVLDSVVRDGNCSRRCASKIWKETKTGGGVNSIKNNLKLKTGRKKMSLDIEALEAIPPGERTTIRQVAAGLNMSKSTVHRRLKEKVMRRVSNELKPSLTEANKKARVAYCLENLEPSSLEDNPTFKASFNKVHLDEKIFYRTRKTQKMYLSHREEAPKRECKHKNHIPQIMFLSAMARPRYDSQGNCVFDGKIGVWAFVDWVQAQKKSANRGRGEWELKPSSSVDRNKSREYIVQYVLPAIKEKWPESDRWNTVCIQQDNARTHVLANDPIFAMEAAKGGWDIRIVNQPPNSPDCNILDLGWFASIQSMFHRKMPKTLPEIVQKVNESLAQYPHRKLNRICPLKFILKFFHLALCDFHLAICLLHLGICLLYLGIYLPHLGTDLLHALHVHDSWGEMRQ, encoded by the exons atggcggcggccttCCTCCACTTCATACTCGTCATGGCGGCGGCCTTCCTCCACTCGGTCTTGCAGGTCGAGGACCACTGCCGTCGTTCTCCATTGGAACGGCTGCCTCTACACCGGTGTCTAACCCCAGCATCGGAGGGAGACGCCGCGTCG GAAACTGCCTGCGAGTCGCTGCTGCAGGAT TTTGGGGAGTCAGGTTCT TGTACAAATAATTTGTTCTATGTAGACCGTACCAGTGAGTTTGCTGCATCTACTAACGGCAGAGAAGGCGGCTGGCGTGGCGCTGGATATAATCCAAATTTTGAGAACGCTGACGAGTATCCTCCACGCCCGGAACATGTAGAAGCACCTTCTGCAAAAGAGATTGATTTGA ATGCTTTGGCTAACAAGAATAACAGAGAACAGTACACTGTCGAAGACAAGCGTAATATTTACGCTATGCTGCTTGCTCGAAATGGAGAGCGTGGAAGGTTAAAGAAGGGGGTTTTGGATTCTGTTGTACGTGATGGAAATTGTTCTCGGAGGTGCGCGAGTAAGATTTGGAAAGAAACAAAGACAGGAGGTGGCGTTAACTCTATCAAGAACAATTTGAAGTTAAAAACGGGAAGGAAGAAAATGAGTTTGGATATTGAGGCATTAGAAGCCATTCCACCTGGTGAGAGGACCACAATTCGACAAGTTGCTGCTGGACTTAACATGTCCAAAAGCACAGTTCACCGTAG GTTGAAGGAGAAGGTAATGAGACGAGTTTCAAATGAACTGAAACCTTCATTAACTGAAGCCAACAAGAAGGCACGTGTGGCGTATTGCCTTGAGAATTTGGAGCCAAGTTCATTGGAGGACAATCCCACTTTTAAAGCTAGTTTTAACAAGGTTCATTTGGATGAGAAGATCTTCTACCGTACAAGGAAGACACAGAAAATGTACTTGAGTCATAGAGAGGAAGCACCAAAAAGAGAATGCAAACATAAAAACCACATCCCGCAGATCATGTTCTTGTCGGCTATGGCAAGGCCAAGGTATGATTCTCAAGGAAATTGTGTGTTTGATGGAAAAATAGGTGTGTGGGCATTTGTTGATTGGGTGCAAGCTCAAAAGAAGAGTGCTAACAG AGGGAGAGGAGAATGGGAGCTCAAGCCTTCATCTTCAGTGGACAGGAACAAAAGTAGGGAGTACATTGTGCAGTATGTACTGCCTGCTATAAAGGAAAAATGGCCTGAGAGTGATAGATGGAACACCGTGTGCATTCAGCAAGACAATGCAAGAACTCATGTTTTAGCAAATGATCCCATTTTTGCAATGGAAGCGGCAAAGGGAGGTTGGGATATCAGAATTGTAAATCAACCACCAAATTCACCTGACTGTAACATACTTGATCTTGGGTGGTTTGCCTCCATTCAATCTATGTTCCATAGGAAAATGCCCAAAACCCTTCCAGAGATTGTTCAGAAG GTTAATGAAAGCCTTGCTCAGTACCCACATCGTAAGCTTAATAGAATCTG TCCTCTCAAATTCATCCTCAAGTTCTTCCACCTCGCCTTGTGTGACTTCCACCTCGCCATCTGCCTCCTCCACCTCGGCATCTGCCTCCTCTACCTCGGCATCTACCTCCCCCACCTCGGCACagacctcctccatgccctccacgTCCATGATAGTTGGGGGGAGATGAGGCAATGA